One part of the Melioribacteraceae bacterium genome encodes these proteins:
- the ccoN gene encoding cytochrome-c oxidase, cbb3-type subunit I → MNVDKFSYDNQIVKLFTIATVVWGIVGMLVGLIIAIQLYLPELNFSIQYLTFGRIRPLHTNAVIFAFVGNLIFAGVYYSLQRLCKARMFSDKLSQFHFWGWQSIIVLAAITLPMGFTTSKEYAELEWPIDILIALVWLAFGANMLGTIIKRREKHMYVAIWFYIATFVTVTVLHVVNSIEVPAGFLKSYPVYAGVQDALVQWWYGHNAVAFFLTTPFLGLMYYFLPKAANRPVYSYRLSILHFWALIFLYIWAGPHHLLYSALPDWAQSLGTVFSLMLIAPSWGGMLNGLLTLRGAWDRVRDNPILKFMVVAVTAYGMATFEGPMLSLKNLNAIAHFTDWIISHVHVGALGWNGMLTFGVLYWMVPKMWNTELYSKKLANAHFWISTLGIVFYAVPMYWSGIAQSLMWKQFTPLGILQYPNFLETTLQIIPFHIIRSFGGFLFLSGVFLMAYNLLKTARQGKFVKNEEAEAPPLILEHDKPKRGMIHRWLEKRPVQFSILATIAILIGGVVEFIPTFIVKSNIPTIESVKPYTPLELHGRDIYIREGCNTCHSQLVRPFRSETERYGEYSKAGEYVYDHPFLWGSKRTGPDLHRQGGKYSNLWHYLHFEDPRQMSPGSIMPPYPWLLTQTLDTSATAAKIKALRSIGVPYDEGYEKFANEDLEKQANMIADDLINNGIPADWDKDVIALIAYLQRLGTDIKGNKAK, encoded by the coding sequence ATGAATGTCGACAAATTCAGTTACGATAACCAGATTGTAAAGCTCTTTACTATTGCCACAGTTGTCTGGGGAATAGTAGGAATGCTGGTCGGTCTAATTATCGCCATACAACTCTACCTGCCCGAATTAAATTTTAGTATACAATATTTAACATTTGGCAGGATCCGTCCATTACACACAAATGCAGTAATATTCGCATTCGTAGGAAACCTGATCTTTGCAGGTGTCTATTATTCTCTTCAGAGATTATGCAAAGCGAGGATGTTCAGCGATAAATTAAGCCAGTTCCACTTCTGGGGATGGCAGTCAATAATTGTTCTCGCGGCAATAACACTGCCGATGGGATTTACAACAAGCAAGGAATACGCAGAACTTGAATGGCCGATCGATATTTTAATAGCTCTTGTATGGCTCGCATTTGGAGCCAACATGCTCGGCACAATTATTAAACGCCGCGAAAAACATATGTATGTTGCTATCTGGTTCTATATTGCAACATTTGTAACTGTAACTGTTCTTCATGTTGTAAACTCAATCGAAGTCCCGGCGGGATTCCTTAAGAGTTATCCTGTTTATGCAGGTGTCCAGGACGCACTAGTTCAATGGTGGTACGGACATAATGCTGTCGCATTCTTTCTTACAACACCATTCCTAGGACTGATGTATTACTTTCTACCAAAGGCAGCAAACAGACCTGTTTACTCATACAGATTATCGATACTTCACTTCTGGGCGTTAATCTTTTTATACATCTGGGCAGGGCCGCATCATCTTCTCTATTCTGCATTACCCGATTGGGCTCAATCCCTGGGAACGGTTTTTTCACTGATGCTTATCGCTCCTTCCTGGGGAGGAATGCTGAACGGATTATTGACCCTCCGCGGAGCCTGGGATCGTGTCCGTGATAACCCGATACTAAAATTCATGGTTGTCGCAGTTACTGCATACGGCATGGCAACATTCGAAGGGCCGATGCTCTCACTTAAAAACCTAAATGCAATAGCACATTTTACCGACTGGATAATATCCCACGTACACGTTGGCGCTCTCGGCTGGAATGGCATGCTCACTTTCGGAGTACTCTACTGGATGGTTCCGAAAATGTGGAACACAGAGCTCTATTCCAAGAAACTGGCTAACGCGCACTTCTGGATTTCCACTCTCGGTATTGTATTTTACGCGGTTCCGATGTACTGGTCGGGTATAGCTCAATCATTGATGTGGAAGCAATTTACTCCTCTCGGAATTCTCCAATACCCTAATTTTCTAGAAACAACGCTTCAAATAATTCCTTTTCACATAATAAGATCTTTCGGCGGATTCCTGTTCCTGTCCGGAGTATTTCTGATGGCTTACAATCTTCTTAAAACCGCCAGACAGGGTAAGTTTGTTAAGAATGAGGAAGCAGAAGCTCCTCCGCTCATCCTGGAACACGATAAGCCGAAACGCGGTATGATTCACCGCTGGCTCGAAAAGAGGCCGGTTCAGTTTTCTATTCTGGCTACAATTGCAATTCTCATCGGCGGCGTAGTTGAATTTATTCCGACATTCATTGTCAAATCGAATATTCCGACTATTGAAAGCGTTAAACCTTATACACCGCTTGAGCTTCACGGTAGAGATATCTACATTCGCGAAGGATGCAATACGTGTCACTCGCAGTTAGTAAGGCCATTCCGATCCGAAACCGAACGTTACGGTGAATACTCGAAAGCCGGAGAATACGTATACGACCACCCGTTCCTCTGGGGATCGAAACGGACCGGTCCCGATCTTCACAGGCAAGGTGGTAAATACTCTAACCTCTGGCACTATCTCCACTTCGAGGATCCGAGACAGATGTCGCCCGGATCAATTATGCCTCCTTACCCGTGGTTACTTACTCAGACTCTCGATACTTCAGCCACTGCGGCAAAAATAAAAGCGCTGAGATCGATCGGTGTTCCGTATGACGAAGGATACGAAAAATTTGCTAATGAGGATCTTGAAAAACAGGCTAACATGATTGCAGATGACCTGATCAATAACGGAATACCTGCCGACTGGGACAAAGACGTAATTGCTCTTATCGCCTATCTGCAAAGACTCGGAACGGATATAAAGGGGAATAAAGCGAAATGA
- a CDS encoding cbb3-type cytochrome c oxidase N-terminal domain-containing protein produces the protein MKNINRKFYLIATLLFTITAFSNLIAAEGEDTVDKVMKFMLVVTIIMIAFVLWLIVVYSEKQDSEGKIFKSPFTALTKFLTRSTPIEKEQEILLAHNYDGIRELDNRIPPWFHILFYGTIIWAAIYMLAFHVFDDGQVQSTEYKVEIEQAKLEREFLIRTGAFINEETVKFVNDPASIAEGKEIYIKNCATCHGQSGEGLVGPNLTDDNWIHGGGIKNIFKVIKYGVPAKGMISWETQLDPKKMQAASSYIITLQGTNPPNGKAPEGEKWIEPETSEGS, from the coding sequence ATGAAAAATATAAATAGAAAATTTTATCTGATCGCGACATTGTTATTTACAATTACGGCCTTTTCGAATCTTATTGCTGCTGAAGGAGAAGATACTGTTGATAAAGTGATGAAATTCATGCTGGTAGTTACAATAATAATGATCGCTTTCGTATTATGGCTTATTGTAGTCTACAGCGAGAAGCAGGATTCTGAAGGAAAGATTTTCAAATCCCCTTTTACTGCTTTGACAAAATTTCTTACGCGTTCTACTCCAATAGAAAAAGAACAGGAAATCCTTCTTGCACATAATTACGACGGAATACGTGAACTCGATAATAGAATTCCGCCATGGTTCCATATCCTCTTTTACGGAACGATAATCTGGGCTGCTATTTACATGCTCGCATTTCATGTTTTCGACGATGGCCAGGTTCAGTCCACAGAATATAAAGTCGAGATTGAACAGGCAAAGCTCGAGCGCGAGTTCCTCATACGAACAGGCGCGTTTATAAATGAGGAGACCGTTAAATTTGTTAATGATCCCGCCTCTATTGCGGAAGGGAAAGAAATTTATATTAAAAACTGCGCTACATGCCACGGACAGAGCGGCGAAGGTCTTGTAGGTCCGAATTTAACCGACGATAACTGGATTCATGGCGGAGGTATAAAAAATATATTTAAAGTGATCAAGTATGGAGTGCCTGCAAAAGGTATGATCAGCTGGGAAACACAGCTCGATCCTAAGAAGATGCAGGCCGCTTCAAGCTATATAATTACCCTGCAAGGCACTAATCCGCCTAACGGTAAAGCGCCTGAAGGCGAAAAATGGATTGAACCTGAAACTTCTGAAGGAAGCTGA
- a CDS encoding cbb3-type cytochrome c oxidase subunit 3: MISKYLSSIEGISIFPVIGLILFFLVFVFLIIWVVRLDKKYLFKMGNLPFEIKNENHNNPEIDNEKYK, translated from the coding sequence ATGATCTCGAAGTATTTAAGCTCGATAGAAGGTATTTCAATTTTCCCGGTGATCGGATTAATCCTTTTTTTCCTGGTATTCGTTTTCCTTATAATATGGGTTGTCCGGCTCGATAAAAAATATCTGTTCAAAATGGGCAACCTGCCATTTGAAATAAAAAATGAAAATCATAATAATCCTGAGATTGATAATGAAAAATATAAATAG
- the ccoS gene encoding cbb3-type cytochrome oxidase assembly protein CcoS, producing the protein MSVVFVLIGASLLVAGGFLIAYLWAVKSGQYDDKYTPSVRILFDNPNNVKEEEKKDNKSK; encoded by the coding sequence ATGTCAGTCGTTTTCGTTCTGATAGGCGCTAGCCTGCTGGTTGCCGGAGGTTTTTTGATTGCTTATCTATGGGCTGTTAAAAGCGGTCAGTATGATGATAAATATACCCCGTCTGTTAGAATTTTATTCGATAATCCAAATAACGTAAAGGAAGAAGAGAAAAAGGACAATAAGAGTAAGTAA